The Rhinoraja longicauda isolate Sanriku21f chromosome 15, sRhiLon1.1, whole genome shotgun sequence genome includes the window tattggaataaaagaagtagtctctttccctgggatggcttttcctccaaacatctattaaatttaaattttccattaaattcaaggttgtcttcgctgctcttgtccttgtcgttgtccttgatgatctatccattactggatctaaacaaaaattgaaatctccccctatcaatatattttcatgtgcttccgccagatttaaaaaggtaccctgcacaaacttctcatcatctatatttggtgcatatatattcattaaggtccacaattctgagaaaatttgacaatgtaccattacaaatctacctactgggtcacttacaatattttgtatcttaattggtagcgttttcttaaataggatagcaacccctcttgcttttgagttaaaaaaaagatgcgaccatacttcctacccaatctctctttaacttttgatgctctttttccgttagatgtgtttcttgcaagaaagctatatctacttccaattttttcatctgtgttaaaattctcttcctttttatcggtccatttaacccattcacattatagcttaaaattttttatgtgttatccattcattcctttttaaatttttttttttccttttccttttttttttcctctttccttaccttgatacctcttccagtatttacattgtgccgtatttcagtgtgctcccctccatagtccaggtataaaaacagaaaagaaataagaaagatagagaaatagaccctccctctaatgttgttaataaatagattagcaacattacccccctctattatacgaggtatggtccgcaccacacttgtgcccatgattatggtggagcatccacgttctccaaccccccgatatatcaagtacttctaaaaattaacaatccttaatacagttaatcccctctatagtatacagatattattaataatcaatcattcatgaatcttcttaagcatttctcgatggcaattcttccgcatactcttctgctttgacaaagtctttaaaaaaattattttctccagtgttgatcataatcttcaaagtagccggatgcagtaaagtaaacttatagcctttcttccatagaatatttttggccttattaaattctttttttctgctcaacaaggcattactgatgtctgggtaaaagattattttagtgccttcatgttctattggttttccctctcttatattattcccgactgttttgaaaaccaattctcgatcttggtatcttaaaaatttaatcaagtcaagtcaagtcaagtcaaatttatttgtcacatacacatactcgatgtgcagtgaaatgaaagtggcaatgcctgcgggttgtgcacaaaaataattacagttacagcatataaataaagttaataagttactaaacatagcacaaaaagtgtcgacaaaaatttagtctctggggttatcaaagttgacagtcctgatggcctgtgggaagaagctccgtctcatcctcaagaagctccgtctcatcacagatcttggcttttgattagccgagggtttcggtcttagagccctatgtgctctttctatttccatccgaccttgtttatctattcccagagtggtcactatccaatcttgaaaaaagttaatagggtcttccccctccactccctctggcaaaccaacaattttattatttctcctgctatagttttccaaggcatccaacttctccgccgtctttttgctttcaattgctgctgcagtaatactgtcttcatttttttccactctagattttaacatttcattttccatttgcatattatccactttatttgtcactgtttgaaatttctcctccatttttttcaaagtcttatgaaatttcttgttatctctcctcattaatttgttatctccttcaattttcttaagcctgttaataatttcttgaagcatcattttcatattagtctctgtatcttcttgcttttcttcttcttcctcatttccacttccactgctagtggagtctcccgttacctcatcgtcactcgagtccgaaaccccagacacaacatcagcagcctctcggcaaacagtgggcctttttggtaactcacggcgactccctcgtattttgacctgagtcaaagagcgcttgctgggagtagtagactccagcttcataccggagccctccccagactcaccgcctgccgaggggtcaccaaatctagtcccctgctccatcagagctgtgggcctaccttcgattttttttcttgattcctttgcttgcttctgtggcagttgtactcctccttttacgttctgtatactttctgatttaatttaaagtacttgattcctttagttcgtcttttttttagcagtttagggctttgttttcgggagtgctgaaaagttatgtctactcagccaagcattggacacgcccccctcTGCAATAATTTCTTGCTGTAACATTTATTTTCCTTATCCTAGAGAAAAATATTGATAATATTCTATTGTTGCTAAGCACAGCACCAATATTGCCAAAGGGTGAGGTAAGCATATGTATACTTATCATATGTCCACACAATACTGATTATGTTTTGCAGGCTACTTTCATGATTACAAATGAAAATGAGGTTCTGCCCGGATCCTCCCTGTCTCGTGCAAACTTGAAAGCCTTTTCTTTCTCAAGTTTAATTGCTTGcgtaatttaatccagcatctggatACAGTGCATGGGAATTTTAGCAAGACCAAGAACACTGTCCACTGTGCTCAGTGAAGGCAAATGTATTTACAGCATTAACAGGATGTGATGGACCTGAGGAGAGGGAATAGAGAGTCCATGAGGAGACAAGTGAAGATCAAAGCTACAGCAAGTGGAAGGTGAAAAGTGAGATGGGAGCTTTTTGACAGAGAAAAGCAAAGTCTGGTCAACAAACAGAGATGGAAAGTGTCAGCATTGATTTTGAAGGGTGGTGGGGAGGTAAGATGCAGAATTATGTATCTGAAATAAATGTGGACAGTGGCAGGAAAGAGAGCAGTGTAGAATatgagggatagaaacatagaaacatcgaacaaAGAATGCCAGGATCCCTGAATGAACTGACTCAGTGCATCAGTACTTACTGAAGGAAGGCAGGGTGTGGCAGAAGGGGTTAAAGGGTGAGTGATTTAATAAACCTAAAATCAACTGATGAGATAAGGTGTTCCACTGATCACTATGGGGCAAGTATTGGAAAAAAGGTTGGCTAATTTGGTATGAAGCATGGGAAATCATGTCAGCTTGAATAGAAGAGAACAACCAAACCCTACCCTACAAAGACTAAGCTAAGCATTGAAAGAGTGAAGATGACATCAAAAATGTGGAAGTTAAAGTGCAATTGCTAATATGGAAAGTGCTGAGGTGCAATACCTTGGGGAACTTGATGATTCGAACATCTAAAATCAATGCCAGGAAAAAATCAATCTGTCCCATTAAGCCAGCCAAGTACCTCATATAAGCCGGAACATCATGACTAAACACTTCACTCTCAATGTTATTTCTCCAAAACTCCAaacatctatttatttatttaagacACAGGAacttcactggccacactgaagGTTATTGTCCATTTTTACTTGACCCTGGCCTGCTAGACCATTTCAGAGCTGAGTCAATCACATTGTTGGGCCTTGAATTGGGCTATCAGACATTATGGTGAGAGTGGCAGATGCCACTGGGTTAGTGAACCAGAAGGGTTGAATATCCTGGGGTAGattaaagggagggagagaacaaCAAAAGCAAGACCAATCCTGGTTCAAATTCACTGCAAATTCCGTTTAACGTTCCTCATCCAATCAAAACCAGAAACTGAGGTTACTTGACCAGGTGTTTTCAACATTGACACAACCTTCTGAATTATCTGTTTTGTGCACCTGTCAAGTGGGAAGTTGAAAGTGAATGTGTGAACTGACAAAGAACAGTTAGGCAAGAAAATAACTATTGAAATGCTTGGTGTAGATCTAACCAATCTGTTGTTACCAACTTCATATGGAAATATGTGGAGAAGTGCCTTCCCACGACCATCTAAGTGTTTCCTAacaagaagccttggatgaaacaGGAGGTTGATAATCCAGTGAGAACCAGATCTTGTCCATTCAAGTCTGACAATACAGGGTCCTAAAGGACATCCAGATATGAATGCATAAGGCCATTAGAAAGAGAAGAGATACTTTCAGTCTAAAGTGAAGGATGAGATGGACATTCAGCAGCTTTGGCAGGGCTTGTACACCATCACTCGTATAAGGCAAAACCAAGAGTAGCTCAAGCAACAGCCAGGCATTACTCCTGATCGAGCTCGGTGCTTTCTCTGCTTACTGCAAAAGAGAGAATATTTATGTATATTCTCAGGACACCATAGCTCTCAGCCACTGAGGCCAATGTCTGAAGAACCTTCACAAGGGTGACCCTCGGAAACCATCTGGCTCCGATGGTATACCTGACCATGTTTTTAAAAACTacatggacatagaaacatagaaaataggtgcaggagtaggccattcggcccttcgagcctgcaccgccattcaatatgatcatggctgatcatccagctcagtaacctgtacctgccttctctccataccccctgatccctttagcaaaaagggccaaatctaactccctcttaaatatagccaatgaactggcctcaactaccttctgtggcagagaattccacagactcaccactctctgtgtgaagaaatgttttctcatctcggtcctaaaagacttcccccttatccttaagctgtgacccctggttctggactcccccaacatcgggaacaatcttcccgcatctagcctctccaaccccttaagaattttatatgtttctataagatcccccctcagtcttctaaattccagcgagtacaagcctagtctatccagtctttcttcatatgaaagtcccgccatcccagggatcaatctagtgaaccttctctgtactccctctaaggcaagaacgtctttcctcagattaggagcccaaaactgcacacaatgctccaggtgcggtctcaccaaggccctgtacaactgcagtagaacctccctgctcctaaactcaaatcctcttgctatgaacataccattcgctttcttcactgcctgctgcacctgcacgcttgctttcaatgaccaactggctggagattTTGCGGACATCTAAACCTCTCATTTTTAGTGTCCAAGGTTCCCACTTGCCTATAAAGGACATCAGAAATACTGGTGCCCAATAAAAACAAGGTGACATGTCTCAATGATGACTGACTGGTAGCACTAACGTCCATGATGATGACCTTATtaagctgtagcaagtaagaatttcattgttcgaatggcagtacatatgacaattaaacattttttactCTTGTCTTGAATAGCAGACCTTATTTTCTTGTTCAATTTATGAGGATTAAGAATGCTTCAGTTGTGATGTGGAAGCATTCAAAATGAACCAGTTTTTAGTTAGGACTTCAAATGTTCCTTGGGGAAAAATACCTTGCACAGCCAATTGGGAGGCTGCACTCTGGAGATGTGTACATAATTCTAAACTAGCTGACTCCTGCCTGGCTTGGTAAGGTAGATGATTGACTTGATCTTCTGTAGTCAATAAGACAGGGTTTAAATAGGATTTGTCTATattagcatcttggtcagcatggacatgttgggctgatggtcctgtttctatgctctacagCTCTATGTGTACATCTCTATGAATCTTAATTTTACATTAATCAAACACTTTCTTGAAGATCCTTTAAGGATGGtttatcattattttttttagaaaACAATAATTCATTCAAACCTCAATTAAAGCAATGGAATTAAGTACATACCTTATCTATTTTAATTTTaagaaaatttatttttatttatcgcTGTTTCCAAAATAGAATAAAATTCTGATTACCCAATGTATGACCACCCGGGAATCCTAACGATTATCATCTGGCTCATCACACTCGCCCAAAACCTCTCCCACAACTCACCAGTCACCACACTCCCCCAAAACCCACTGAGGCACAGGCATGCCTCAAATGTGGTGGTCCCCTCTTCCCACGAGACTCACCTGCACCCCTGTTCCAATGCTGCCCCGAAACTTACTGAGTCCACTGGAGAAATTGTTATTATATTCTGTAACATCTTTAAAAAGTAATTACAAGTGTGTTGGGCAGTTAGTATTTATAACATCCAAAGGTCCTTCGCATGCTGGATTAATGGAGTTCTACTATACTAGATATGTTGGATATTAAAGAAAAAATTCTGGATAAGAACAGGAATAAGGAATTTTTCTCCCCAAAATCTTAACAATCACATTATTTGTACTTTCTTCAGGAGAATACAAATCGTGAAATTGCAGAACTGAAGAGGCAACAGAGGGAGAAGAAAAATGCAGAAAAACGGCACTCCATAGCTATTTGTTCCGTGATCGAGAATGAACTGGGTCAAGATGAACTGGAAAGGGCACTTTCCAGAAATCTAAGACATCAGAGTATGAGGCGATGGGATTGCAAGTCTTTCAAACAGGACACTTCCTCACTTCTACATTGCACAAAAAACCCACACGCCTCTGGTGAAGTGCCACAAGTGGATCAAGAACGTGATACTAGTTGCATAATTAAAGACTTTCATGATACTGAACTAGCAGATCTCATGAGGAAGGTGTCTGAGAAGGTTCTGAATCAACAATTGGGGCACTGCGTTATGCAAAAAGTGAATCCTGTTCCAAAAGAATGTGTGAAAATGCTAAACCAGGAACCTGACACAATCAAAGAAACAGTAAAATCTGAGACAGAACCCAGAGCATCCCAGCAAACTCTTTCACTCAGTAAGGATTATTCAAAGCTGAATGGCAGAACGATGTACAGCACTCCAACCAAAAGACTAAAAGCTAATGAAAATGTATTGACAAAATCAAAACCTAGTCATTGTTCGAAGTGGAAAAGGGAGTCCTTGGAGCGAAATGGGGAACAATCTGCAGCTGCAAAGGGGAAACGATCAAACCAATCTTCACCAACGTCTAAAAAGACTTACACTGGAGTAGAAACCAGCGTTCATCAGAAGGATCATTTTGCCAAGGCAAATCAACAGAGGGACACAGAGTTAAACAAAGATAACAGTAAAAGTTTGATTACAAATAGAAAAAGCAAAGTGAACAACAATGATCCAAACTCGATTCTTGCTCCTGAGCAGAAGGCAATACATCAGGGAGACAAAGAGCATGTTTCTGAAAAATTCTCTCCCAGGTCATCTTTAACTCAAAAAAAATTACAAGCACCTATACAGAGGCACTCTGTCACATCACCAGTAAGTAATAAACAAATGAGTAGCATCAAGGAAAAACAAATGAGTAGCATCAAGGAAAAACAAAAGGAACATCAAGTATCTGAGAAGGTAACACAAAGGAATGGGAGAAAATCTATCCAAAAGGAAATGTTCACCTCTTCTCAAACAACTTCCCCAATAACCGGTGCTCAAAACCAATCAGAGACTGCAAAATCAGATACTAGGAATCCTCATGCCAAACAATCTATGCCACTCAAGAAACCAAACACTGAGCAAGTTACTAGTGCAAAACCCCAAACAGATTCCCTCACACACACAGGAGCTGCTGATCAGTCCAGACCTTTGAAAAAGAGTCAACAGCCAGTATGGCGGTGATATGAGGCACTGCTGAAACCTAGATGGTAATGTTATATTTTGCGATCAGACCAGTTACCTGGAATAATATTCTCGAACCAAATCTTTCTGCTACTTTATAAGATGGTTGAGATATTGATCGCAAGGTTTGGTGGAAAAAAATAAATGGAATAGAAGGCAAGTCATTAAAATGATTTGTTTGTCGGAGCACAAAAAAAGGAAAGGCCAATTTTAGAAACTGTGAACAAGCCATTATTCAGTTCCTTGTGCTTCATACAGCAACAGAATTGCACAAATATTTTTCTGATCTTAGAATAACAGATTGGATGTATGGTAAATGGCTTGGCCAGCTTCAGCCGGAAGGGAAATCATTTTTGCGTTGAGAGTGTGGAAATGAGTCTGACTGGCACTTCCTGTTTTGATCTGTGTTTTTGACTCCCAGGATTCAAAAAGCTGTGCAAGCTCATAATTCTGATATTAAGAACAACAAAGCAAAAATGGTGCCAATAAGTGCTGGATCATCAGATCACATACATTATACATTTTGGCTTTAAACAAAAAAGCCCCTTTGACTTCCATTTGTTGGTAGgaatataattttaaatgttgaatTATTTAGTAACATGTATAAATACACATAAACATCATGAAACATGAGCTGCTATCACAAGACTGAATTGAAGGGCATTATTTAAATGTCAAGTCCATGCCAGCTAtaggcttcagagatacagcgtggaaacaggcccttcggaccaccaagtccacgctgatcagtgatcacccatacactttaTGTAAGTGCTATTTGCACCCCATCCCACTCTTTCTCCATAGCCTTGAGATTTCTTACTTTTCAGTTGGCTATCCATATTCGTTTTGAACAAAGGACtttggacctgaaacattaactctgttttactatagacagatgctgcttgaatgcttgcaacattttctgctttcattttagaatctcagcatttgcagatttttgATTTTCCTTCCGAAAACTACAATTGGATCTGCCTCCAGTAGTACTACTTACATTGCATATCAGACGTGATCTCTCGCTATAtgaataaatctttccccataaTAATTCCAATTCTTTTGCAATCACCTTCATTCTTTGTTTCAATTGGGGAAAAAAGGGCAAGAAACAGATGTCAGTTTATCTCTATCTACTCTGTCCGATTTTCTCATAGATCGCCTTACAACATCCTCCACTCCAAGGTCAACCATCCCAACTTTTCCAGTCTATTCACATATCTCATATCCCTCATTTCTGGAATAATTtaagtaaatctcttctgcaccctctataAAGTATTTAAATATTCCTAAAGTGTACCATCAtgctgactaatctggaattttttgaggatgtaactaggaaaatggacaagggagagcca containing:
- the fhdc2 gene encoding uncharacterized protein fhdc2; translation: MNMTEATKCAETHKLCPSPFTPALDTNPVPLPNRSFLMAPPASPPPPPPPPPPLPPPPPFAESTSPCLLQKSKLRKVNWITIPKEKILGKDNIWTVDKYDDDFQLDTSAMEELFEQVVNVSVNKQNSRQSFRGSCPYRTSEKVSLLDPRRSMNVGIFLKQFKRSAKEIVEDIRHGTTKGYGSEELTKLLKLLPEAEEVKHLKMFQGDQNKLPEADLFMLLLVRVPSYCLHLEAMILKEEFEPQVQSLLASVSVLMEAAHELQNCHELHTILRLVLKAGNLMNAGGYSGNAAGFRIASLLKLADIRANKPGMNLMHFVAMEAGKKDKNLLSFPDKLEHIGEAARLSEDGLSEELNKLEERLDSLQANLHEDPELEAQITSFLQNAKKELKVIWGKMELFQKLRNSLVEYFCEDDKFKVEEYCIVLKSFCEKFQKAIQENTNREIAELKRQQREKKNAEKRHSIAICSVIENELGQDELERALSRNLRHQSMRRWDCKSFKQDTSSLLHCTKNPHASGEVPQVDQERDTSCIIKDFHDTELADLMRKVSEKVLNQQLGHCVMQKVNPVPKECVKMLNQEPDTIKETVKSETEPRASQQTLSLSKDYSKLNGRTMYSTPTKRLKANENVLTKSKPSHCSKWKRESLERNGEQSAAAKGKRSNQSSPTSKKTYTGVETSVHQKDHFAKANQQRDTELNKDNSKSLITNRKSKVNNNDPNSILAPEQKAIHQGDKEHVSEKFSPRSSLTQKKLQAPIQRHSVTSPVSNKQMSSIKEKQMSSIKEKQKEHQVSEKVTQRNGRKSIQKEMFTSSQTTSPITGAQNQSETAKSDTRNPHAKQSMPLKKPNTEQVTSAKPQTDSLTHTGAADQSRPLKKSQQPVWR